GGTCTGGAGGTACACCAGCGCTTCCCTGCGGTACAGTCCTAATCCGCCGCGTTAACGCTGTTTCGGTTGCCGGAATAGCCGTTCCATTCGGGTGTTATGATGAGTGAAGGCGCTCGCGCCAAACGTGAAGGACAATCGAGGCGGCATGAGCGCGTTTCGCCAGAGTGTTGAAGCCATGATCCCGGCGCTTCGGCGCTATGCTCGGGCGCTCGCACGCGATGCCGACATCGCCGACGATCTGGTGCAGGACACGCTGGTCCGGGCGTTGCGTTCGGAGCGGCTGTTTCTCGGGGGCGACGTCAGGAGCTGGCTCTACACGATCCTGACCAACCTCAACAAGAACCGCCGCCGCTCGCTGGCGAGGCGGCCGCAGTTCATGCAGCTCTCCGAGAACAATCCGGACGCCAGCGGGACGGAAGCCGAAGGGCGGGACATTGAGAAGGCGCTGGCGACGCTGGTGGAGGAGCAGCGCTCGGTGCTGCTGCTCGTGATGCTGGAAGGCCTGAGCTACCGCGAGGTCGCCGACATCCAGGGCGTGCCGATCGGTACGGTGATGTCGCGCCTTGCGCGCGCTCGGGCCCACATCAAGGCGGCGCTGGAGGGCGAGCGGCCGGCGCTGAGAAGGGTGAAATGATGGCAGGGTCCAGGCAAAGATCCACACATCGGATTTTCAGCGCCCTGTGCATGCAGCGGGGACGAATGGATTTGAACGGCGAACGATATTTTGGGCCGACGAGCCAGAGACGACCGATATGACCGAACGCAGGATTTCCGTGACCGAGGACGAATTGCACGCCTATGTCGATGGCGAGCTGCCGGCCGAGCGCCGCGCCGACGTCGAGGCCTGGCTTGCCGCCAATCCCGAGGAGGCCGAACGGGTCAACTCCTGGCGCGCGATGGCCGAGTTGCTGCACGCCCGCTATGACACCGTGGCGCAGGAGCCGGTGCCGAGGCGCCTGGAGCTCGAGCGGCTGGTGCGCCGTCCCAGGCAATGGCTCTATGGCGCCGCGGCGGCCGCCCTGCTGGCGTTCGTGGCCGGCGGCGCGGCCGGCTGGCTGGCGCACGACGCCGCCAATACGCCCTCGACCTTCCAGAGCTTCACCGAGGACGCGCTCGACGCCCACCGCCTTTATGTCGTCGAGGTCCGCCACCCCGTCGAGGTCCCCGGCAACGAGCGCGACCATCTCCAGGCCTGGTTGACCAAGCGCTGCGGCTGGACGGTGTTCGCGCCGAACCTCGAGGCGAGCGGGCTCAAGCTCGTCGGCGGCCGGTTGCTGCCGGGGCCGAACGGCCCGGCCTCTTTCCTGATGTATGAGAGCGCCTCCGGGGAGCGGTTCACGATCTACACCGCCAAGACCAAGACCGGCGAGACCCAGATGCGCTACACCACGATGGACAAGGACGGCGCCTTGTTCTGGGCCGATCGCGGCGTCGGCTATGTCGTGACCGGCGGCGGCGACCGCGACCGGCTCACCAAGGTGGCGCGCGCCGTCTACGACCAGGCGGAGAAGAACGGCACCTAGACAACGTCCAAGCGCATTCGCCAAGATTCGGACATTGAAAATTTGGAATCAAGACATCGGCGCGTCTCATTATCGCACCGGATGATCACGCGAAAATGAGCAGCGTTCGATCCGCCGATCGGCGCAGGCGGCCTCGATTGGGGTTTTTGGTACCGCGCTGGTCCCCCTCTCGAGGCCGCACTCTTTTCGCGGCTGCATTGCGGCAGCCGGCACGCCGGACACGATAGCGCCGCGACCGCGCTCCATGCGTCTATTGGAGCATTACCTGTTGGGAAAATGCTCTTTGCGAGCGCGTGATCCGTTCCCACGAGCGCGCCCCGCTCGTCCCGATCATGCGTTAGCCGAGCCCACTACGCGGATTGTAGGGGTGCTGGTCCCGCCACTTCTGCATCAATGCTTCAAGCTCGGCATCGTTCCCATCAGGCAGCATGATGCGGGTGGTGACGAAGAGGTCGCCTGTTCCACCCGATTTCGGCAGGCCCTTGCCCTTTAGCCGGAAAGTCCGGCCGCTGGAGGTGTTTTTCGGGATCGTCAGCTCGACCGCATTGCCGAGCGTCGGCACACGGACCTTGCCGCCGAGCACCGCCTCATAGAGCGTGACCGGCAGATCGATCCGCAGGTCGGCGCCATCGACCTTGAAGAACGGATGCGGGGCAATGGTGACGGTGATGAGCAGGTCGCCCGGCGGATGGCCCGGCGCAGTCTCGCCCTGCCCCTTCAGCCGGATCTGCTGGCCGCTCGCGACGCCGGCCGGAATCTTGACGTTGAGCTCCTTGCCGGTCGGCAGCCGGACGCGCTTGTCCCCGCCATGGACCGCCTCCTCCAGCGACACCGTCATGGCGACATTGAGGTCGAGATCGACCCCGACCCCGCCGGTGTCGAACTCGAACTGGGATCCGCCGCCACCGGGCCGCGCACCGCGCGCCGCGCCGCCGAACATGCTGTTGAGAATGTCCTCGAACGCGCCCCCACCCGGACCGCCACCGCCGGAGCGGAATGAATATTCGAAGCCGCCGGGGCCGGCGCGCCCGCGCGCGCCCCCGCCGCCCGGAAAGCCCTGGAAGCGCGGCTTGCCCTCGGCGTCGATCTCGCCGCGATCGAACTGCTTGCGCTTGTCCTCGTCGCCGAGGATCTCGTTCGCAGTGTTGATCTCGGCGAAGCGCTCGGCTGCCTTCGGGTCGTTCTTGTTGCTGTCGGGATGATGCTTCTTGGCGAGCTTGCGATAGGCGCTCTTGATCGCGGCAGCGTTGGCGCTCCGCGGCACCCCCAAGACCTCATAGGGGTCGCGCATCCGTCACGTCTCCCTTCACGGAAATCGATAGTGTCAAAAGGGCTCCCCACCCCCGTCTGAGGATCATCTGGGGTGCCCGTGGCATTTTTGCAACTAGGGTCGCTGAGCGAATCCTAGCTCCGCCATGGCTTTAGCGTATGAATCTCCCAGCGGCCATGGCCACTCTGGCAACCGGCGCCCTGGAGCCAGCTTTCGGTCTGACCGTTAACGTAGCTCGCCAGGAAATCCCGGCATTTGCGTCCGTCTTCGGCAGCGTAGGACTGCGCGATCGGGGTCACCGAACCGCGTGCACCGGTCTCCGGATTTTCCCAGTGCTGGCTGGCATCCTTGTCACCCTGGCTCAACACGTCGGACGCCGCGTTGCGGGCGAAGGCGAGATCGCCCTCGGTCGGCGCCTGATCCTTGGTGATCGAGCCAGTGACATCGCCCTCGCCCATCTTGGCGAACGGCCCTTTGGCAAGGACGCCGCCGTCATTGCGGGAGAGACTACAGCCGCCCGTGCCGAGCCCGATTAGAATCATTGTCATGGCGAGGCTGGAGGGCCGGATCGCCGATAGGCCAACGCTCCCCCATGCCCTATATAGGGCAGAAGCGGACAACAACGCGCTTTGGGCCGCGGAACGCAACTCGGACTCCAGACATGACCGATACGAGCTCGATGAAACACCAGACACCCTTAACATCCGGTGATTTCACCTCCGCCGACGAGCCGTTCGCGCTGTTCGAGGCCTGGTTGAACGAGGCGATCAAGAGCGAGCCGAACGATCCCAACGCCATGGCACTCTCGACCGTCGACGCGGACGGCCTGCCCGATGTGCGCATGGTGCTGATGAAAGGCTTTGATTCCGACGGATTCGTCTTCTACAGCCACATTGCAAGCCAGAAGGGCCGCGAACTCGCCGCAAATCCTAAGGCGGCGTTACTTTTTCACTGGAAGTCGCTGTGCCGGCAGGTGCGCATCCGCGGCAACGTGACGCCGGTGACCGATGCCGAGGCCGACGCCTATTTCGCCACGCGCCCCAAGCAGGCGCAGATCGGCGCCTGGGCGAGCAAGCAGTCGCAGCCGCTGGAGAGCCGCTTCGCCTTCGAGCAGGCGATCGCCAAGGTCGCCGCCAAATACGTCATCGGCGAGGTGCCGCGGCCGCCGGGCTGGAGCGGCTGGCGCATCACCCCGTCGCGGATCGAGTTTTGGCACGACCGCCCATTCCGTCTGCACGACCGCATCGAATTTCGCCGTGACGCGGCCGGCCAGCCGTGGTCCAAGACGCGGATGTATCCCTGAGCTGAAGAACCCCCCATGCCGCATTCATCCAATGCGCCGCGCCGCACGCTGCTCCTGACCGGGGCGAGCCGCGGCATCGGCCACGCCACCGTGATCCGCTTCTCCTCGGCGGGCTGGCGCGTCATCACCTGCTCGCGGCATGCGTTCCCGGAAGACTGCCCATGGGACGCCGGCCCTGAAGATCACATCCGGGTCGACCTCGCCGATCCCGAGGACACGGCGCGCGCGATCAATGAGATCCGCCGCCGCCTCGAAGGCGGCATGCTGCATGCGCTCGTCAACAACGCCGCAATCTCGCCGAAGGGCCCGGGCGGCTCCAGGCTCGGCTCGGTCGACACCGATCTCGACACCTGGACGCATGTCTTTCACGTCAACTTCTTCGCGCCGATCATGATGGCGCGCGGGCTGATCGAGGAGTTGAAGGCGGCGAAAGGATCGGTGGTGAACGTCACCTCGATTGCCGGCTCGCGCGTGCATCCCTTTGCGGGAGCTGCCTACGCCACCTCGAAGGCCGCGCTCGCCGCCCTGACGCGCGAGATGGCCTCCGACTTCGGCCGCGTTGGCGTGCGCGTCAACGCAATCGCGCCGGGCGAGATCGACACCTCGATCCTGTCGCCCGGCACCGAGAAGATCGTCGACCAGCAAATCCCGCTGCACCGCCTCGGCACGCCCGACGAGGTCGCCAAGATCATCTACGTGCTGTGTACGGAGACGTCGTCCTACGTGAACGGCGCCGAGATCCACATCAACGGCGGCCAGCACGTGTAGAACGCGGGCGAAACGATGGGTCGGTTCGCTACCACGGCGTCACTCTACGAACTCCTGCGGCCGCCTTATCCGCCGGAATTCTTTCGCAGCGTCGCGCAGCGGCTCGCGCTCGCCGAGCGATCCGCGCTGATCGACCTCGGCACCGGACCCGGTCTGCTCGCGCTCGGCTTCGCCCCCTATGTCGGCCGCATCGTCGGCGTCGACCCGGAACCGGACATGCTCGATGCCGCACGGCGTTCGGCCGCGCGCACTGGCCGGGATCTCAGGCTGATCGAGAGCAAGGCCGAGATGCTTCCCTCCGACATCGGCACTTTCGACCTCGTGACGATTGGGCGCGCCCTGCATTGGATGGATCGCGCGCCTACGCTCGCATTGCTCGAGCGGCTGGTCGCGCAAGACGGCGCGATCGCCATCTGCGCATCGTTCTCAACCCCCGATAACCGCAATCCGTGGCTCGACGACTACAATGCGGCGCGCTGCAACTGGTCGCCAGCCAAACTCTGGGAGGAAGCTGGCCGCGGCGAGCGAACGCATCGCGACCTGCCGGCCTTCTTCCGCGGCAGCACGTTTCAGGTCGCGGATGTGATCAAGGTCGAGACGAGGCACGAG
This region of Bradyrhizobium sp. CCGUVB1N3 genomic DNA includes:
- a CDS encoding sigma-70 family RNA polymerase sigma factor, with product MSAFRQSVEAMIPALRRYARALARDADIADDLVQDTLVRALRSERLFLGGDVRSWLYTILTNLNKNRRRSLARRPQFMQLSENNPDASGTEAEGRDIEKALATLVEEQRSVLLLVMLEGLSYREVADIQGVPIGTVMSRLARARAHIKAALEGERPALRRVK
- a CDS encoding anti-sigma factor, translated to MTERRISVTEDELHAYVDGELPAERRADVEAWLAANPEEAERVNSWRAMAELLHARYDTVAQEPVPRRLELERLVRRPRQWLYGAAAAALLAFVAGGAAGWLAHDAANTPSTFQSFTEDALDAHRLYVVEVRHPVEVPGNERDHLQAWLTKRCGWTVFAPNLEASGLKLVGGRLLPGPNGPASFLMYESASGERFTIYTAKTKTGETQMRYTTMDKDGALFWADRGVGYVVTGGGDRDRLTKVARAVYDQAEKNGT
- a CDS encoding DnaJ C-terminal domain-containing protein, which codes for MRDPYEVLGVPRSANAAAIKSAYRKLAKKHHPDSNKNDPKAAERFAEINTANEILGDEDKRKQFDRGEIDAEGKPRFQGFPGGGGARGRAGPGGFEYSFRSGGGGPGGGAFEDILNSMFGGAARGARPGGGGSQFEFDTGGVGVDLDLNVAMTVSLEEAVHGGDKRVRLPTGKELNVKIPAGVASGQQIRLKGQGETAPGHPPGDLLITVTIAPHPFFKVDGADLRIDLPVTLYEAVLGGKVRVPTLGNAVELTIPKNTSSGRTFRLKGKGLPKSGGTGDLFVTTRIMLPDGNDAELEALMQKWRDQHPYNPRSGLG
- a CDS encoding RT0821/Lpp0805 family surface protein, which gives rise to MTMILIGLGTGGCSLSRNDGGVLAKGPFAKMGEGDVTGSITKDQAPTEGDLAFARNAASDVLSQGDKDASQHWENPETGARGSVTPIAQSYAAEDGRKCRDFLASYVNGQTESWLQGAGCQSGHGRWEIHTLKPWRS
- the pdxH gene encoding pyridoxamine 5'-phosphate oxidase — encoded protein: MTDTSSMKHQTPLTSGDFTSADEPFALFEAWLNEAIKSEPNDPNAMALSTVDADGLPDVRMVLMKGFDSDGFVFYSHIASQKGRELAANPKAALLFHWKSLCRQVRIRGNVTPVTDAEADAYFATRPKQAQIGAWASKQSQPLESRFAFEQAIAKVAAKYVIGEVPRPPGWSGWRITPSRIEFWHDRPFRLHDRIEFRRDAAGQPWSKTRMYP
- a CDS encoding SDR family NAD(P)-dependent oxidoreductase, with translation MPHSSNAPRRTLLLTGASRGIGHATVIRFSSAGWRVITCSRHAFPEDCPWDAGPEDHIRVDLADPEDTARAINEIRRRLEGGMLHALVNNAAISPKGPGGSRLGSVDTDLDTWTHVFHVNFFAPIMMARGLIEELKAAKGSVVNVTSIAGSRVHPFAGAAYATSKAALAALTREMASDFGRVGVRVNAIAPGEIDTSILSPGTEKIVDQQIPLHRLGTPDEVAKIIYVLCTETSSYVNGAEIHINGGQHV
- a CDS encoding class I SAM-dependent methyltransferase; the encoded protein is MGRFATTASLYELLRPPYPPEFFRSVAQRLALAERSALIDLGTGPGLLALGFAPYVGRIVGVDPEPDMLDAARRSAARTGRDLRLIESKAEMLPSDIGTFDLVTIGRALHWMDRAPTLALLERLVAQDGAIAICASFSTPDNRNPWLDDYNAARCNWSPAKLWEEAGRGERTHRDLPAFFRGSTFQVADVIKVETRHEISVRDLARRVLTFSSSSPEAVGDNVEAMLRDVEKRLAPFSRDGVITETLLSVAEIVRP